A region from the Candidatus Binatus sp. genome encodes:
- the ftsA gene encoding cell division protein FtsA, translated as MRNLLTGLDVGTSKVCAIVGESLPDGQLATLGYGIAPCTGLRKGVVVNIEATVDAIRSAVGEAEKTSGVRVGSAVVGAAGPHIKGLNSHGIVAVRGGEVSSRDVDRVIDAARAVAIPLDRQVLHILAQQFAVDEQEGVREPHGMAGVRLEARIHIVTAAQSYGQNLTKCCERAGVTPSEMVFQPLASADAALFPEERELGVALIDVGGGTTDIIVFHGGAVMHTAVLPIGGNHLTSDIAAGLRTPISEAERLKVTFGVATNQVVRRDEMVQVPGVGGREPRVIARRLLGEIIEPRMEEIFTMVQRELLRSGVSDGLASGVVLVGGTSLLEGTQELAERIFGMPVRRGLPINLKGLPEELMKPMYTTAAGLLLYQSAAGGIGNGVGRTGRLGRLRSRLGDWVRDFF; from the coding sequence ATGAGAAATCTGCTCACCGGATTGGACGTCGGCACCAGCAAAGTGTGCGCAATCGTCGGCGAGTCGCTGCCCGACGGCCAATTGGCGACGCTCGGTTACGGAATCGCGCCATGCACCGGTTTGCGCAAGGGTGTGGTGGTCAATATCGAGGCGACGGTCGATGCGATCCGATCGGCGGTCGGCGAAGCGGAGAAAACATCCGGCGTGCGGGTGGGTTCGGCGGTGGTCGGAGCTGCGGGGCCGCACATAAAGGGCCTCAACAGCCACGGGATCGTCGCAGTGCGGGGCGGTGAAGTCAGTTCGCGCGATGTCGATCGAGTGATCGATGCGGCGCGCGCGGTCGCAATCCCGCTCGATCGGCAAGTGCTGCATATCCTGGCGCAGCAGTTTGCGGTCGATGAGCAGGAAGGCGTGCGCGAGCCGCACGGGATGGCGGGAGTGCGGCTCGAGGCGCGCATTCATATCGTGACCGCGGCGCAGAGCTACGGCCAGAATCTCACCAAGTGCTGCGAGCGCGCGGGCGTCACCCCGTCGGAGATGGTTTTCCAGCCGCTGGCGTCGGCGGACGCGGCGCTGTTTCCGGAGGAACGCGAGCTCGGAGTCGCGCTGATCGATGTGGGCGGCGGCACCACCGACATCATCGTGTTTCATGGCGGCGCAGTGATGCACACCGCGGTGCTGCCGATCGGCGGGAACCATCTTACCAGCGATATCGCCGCGGGATTGCGCACGCCGATTTCCGAAGCGGAGCGGCTCAAGGTTACCTTTGGCGTGGCGACCAACCAGGTCGTGCGCCGCGACGAGATGGTGCAGGTGCCGGGAGTCGGCGGACGCGAACCGCGGGTGATCGCGCGCCGCCTGCTCGGGGAAATAATCGAGCCGCGGATGGAAGAGATTTTTACGATGGTGCAGCGCGAGCTGCTGCGCTCGGGGGTTTCGGACGGTCTCGCCTCGGGCGTGGTGCTGGTCGGAGGTACCTCGCTGCTGGAGGGCACGCAGGAACTGGCCGAGCGCATCTTCGGCATGCCGGTGCGGCGCGGACTTCCGATCAATCTCAAGGGGCTGCCCGAAGAACTGATGAAGCCGATGTACACGACGGCCGCGGGATTGCTGCTGTACCAGAGCGCGGCGGGCGGAATCGGCAACGGCGTGGGCAGAACCGGCCGGCTCGGGCGGCTGCGTTCGCGACTTGGCGATTGGGTGAGGGACTTCTTTTGA
- the ftsZ gene encoding cell division protein FtsZ: MIELVSNPDPGARIKVIGAGGCGGNAVNHMINVGLRNVDFIAVNTDIQALQNNHAALRVQIGDAITRGRGTGGNPEIGRKAALEDEERIREILSEAEMVFVTAGMGGGTGTGSAPVIARVARELGALTVGVVTKPFQFEGRRRMAQAEEGLRELKNAVDTLITIPNQRLLSVASKNTSLKESFQKADDVLLQAVRGISELVTVHGLINLDFADVRSIMAEMGMAMMGAATASGENRAVEAAQRAISSPLLEDVSIKGARGLLINVTGGPDMALYEVNEAASLIQEEAHEDANIIFGAVIDEAMSDEIRVTVIATGFGDLDRGSARYSPSGAPVTTPIAAASTRPVDPMEVKPAPAAQPGQVRMFPGNRPVRRMGMVVDDSSLDIPAFRRRGEDAGLADGEKLEPNSLLDGDDKLDIPTFLRKHLD, translated from the coding sequence ATGATTGAGTTGGTGAGTAATCCCGACCCGGGCGCGAGGATCAAGGTAATCGGCGCTGGTGGATGCGGCGGCAATGCGGTCAACCACATGATCAATGTGGGGCTGCGCAACGTCGATTTCATCGCCGTGAATACCGACATCCAGGCGCTGCAGAATAATCATGCGGCGCTGCGGGTTCAGATCGGCGACGCGATCACGCGCGGACGCGGCACCGGCGGCAATCCTGAAATCGGACGCAAGGCCGCGCTCGAAGACGAGGAACGGATCCGCGAAATCCTGTCGGAAGCGGAGATGGTGTTCGTGACCGCCGGGATGGGCGGCGGCACCGGCACCGGCTCCGCGCCGGTGATTGCGCGCGTCGCGCGCGAGCTTGGCGCGCTGACCGTCGGCGTCGTAACCAAGCCGTTTCAGTTCGAAGGACGCCGCCGCATGGCGCAGGCGGAGGAAGGACTGCGCGAGCTGAAAAACGCGGTCGATACGCTCATCACGATTCCCAACCAACGCCTGCTCTCGGTCGCGAGCAAAAATACCTCGTTGAAGGAATCGTTTCAGAAGGCCGACGACGTGCTGCTGCAGGCGGTGCGCGGAATTTCCGAACTGGTCACCGTGCATGGCTTGATCAACCTGGATTTTGCCGACGTCCGATCGATCATGGCCGAGATGGGCATGGCGATGATGGGCGCGGCGACCGCGTCGGGCGAAAATCGCGCAGTCGAGGCGGCGCAGCGTGCGATCTCGAGCCCGCTGCTCGAAGACGTCTCGATCAAGGGCGCGCGCGGCCTGCTGATCAACGTGACCGGCGGCCCGGACATGGCGCTGTATGAAGTCAACGAGGCGGCCAGCCTGATCCAGGAAGAGGCGCACGAGGACGCCAACATCATTTTCGGCGCCGTGATCGACGAGGCGATGTCCGACGAGATTCGCGTCACGGTTATCGCGACAGGATTCGGCGATCTCGACAGAGGTTCGGCGCGCTATTCGCCGTCGGGCGCTCCCGTCACCACCCCGATCGCGGCGGCCTCGACGCGGCCCGTCGATCCCATGGAGGTCAAACCGGCGCCCGCGGCGCAGCCAGGGCAGGTCAGGATGTTCCCGGGCAACAGGCCGGTGCGCAGGATGGGGATGGTCGTGGACGACAGTTCGCTGGACATTCCGGCTTTCAGGCGGCGCGGCGAGGATGCGGGCTTGGCGGATGGAGAGAAGCTCGAGCCGAATTCGCTGCTCGACGGCGACGACAAGCTCGACATCCCGACCTTCCTGCGCAAGCATCTCGACTAG
- a CDS encoding ribbon-helix-helix protein, CopG family gives MESISLKLPEDLLETGDRCARALGIPRAEYIRRAIERMNREAEAHARAERMARASRKVRKESMRVNAEFAAIERDPDA, from the coding sequence ATGGAGTCGATATCCCTGAAGCTGCCCGAGGACCTGCTGGAAACCGGCGACCGATGCGCCCGCGCGCTCGGAATCCCACGCGCCGAATATATCCGCCGCGCCATCGAACGCATGAACCGCGAGGCCGAGGCCCACGCCCGCGCGGAGCGGATGGCGAGGGCGTCGCGCAAGGTCCGCAAGGAAAGCATGCGGGTGAATGCCGAGTTCGCCGCGATCGAGCGCGACCCGGATGCCTGA
- a CDS encoding type II toxin-antitoxin system PemK/MazF family toxin: protein MPERGEIWLANLSPRRGTEPGKTRPVLILQAQALIDAGHPSTLIVPLTTNLIDDAEPLRIRVPLQSSIRRDSDLLIDQTRAIDNRRLVKGPLSRLDEAMMERVAAALREVLDLG from the coding sequence ATGCCTGAGCGCGGCGAGATTTGGCTCGCCAATTTGAGTCCCCGCCGCGGCACCGAGCCGGGCAAGACCCGTCCGGTGCTGATCCTCCAGGCGCAGGCGCTTATCGACGCCGGCCATCCTTCAACGCTGATAGTGCCCTTGACCACCAATCTTATCGACGACGCAGAGCCGTTGCGCATCCGCGTGCCCTTGCAGTCGTCGATCCGGCGCGACTCCGATCTTCTCATCGACCAAACCCGCGCGATCGACAACCGCCGGCTCGTCAAAGGCCCGCTGTCACGTCTCGACGAGGCAATGATGGAGCGCGTCGCCGCCGCACTCCGCGAAGTGCTTGACCTTGGCTAA
- a CDS encoding phosphoenolpyruvate carboxykinase (GTP), with amino-acid sequence MTPNPHNTTNSPTGGRALRDWVRKVAQLTRPDAVVWCDGSEAEKDRLTKQAVAEGILIELNQAKRPGCYLHRSNPNDVARTEQLTFVCTPKEIDAGPTNNWSEPAQTYAKLRGWLDGSMRGRTMYVVPYVLGPLGSPFSKVGIELTDSIYVVLNMRIMTRMGTAALDQLGESRDFNRGIHCTLDLNPERRLICHFPQDNTIISVGSGYGGNALLSKKCFALRIASSLGRDEGWLAEHMLILGLQSPDGETTYVAAAFPSMCGKTNLAMLTPPAEFKGWKVFTIGDDIAWIRVGSDGGLWAVNPENGYFAVAPGNSEKSNLNAMRMLQHDSIFTNVAMTPDGDVWWEGMDVPAPDGLLDWQGRPWKKGSPDKAAHPNSRFTTPMRNNPVWSPQADDPRGVPISAIIFGGRRATTVPLVLESTDWTHGVFMGATMGSETTAAAAGAVGVLRRDPMAMLPFCGYNMGDYFAHWLKMHSALKKPPRVFMVNWFRKDAAGNFIWPGYGENVRVLKWMFDRIHGRAGGRQTPVGIVPNEADLDLKGLDLPKSAAQDALAINLTEWKAEIESVGEFFEKIGPTMPEQLKERRQTILKSLGGHVSGQQVAAGR; translated from the coding sequence GTGACGCCCAATCCCCACAACACAACCAATTCACCGACCGGCGGCCGCGCGTTGCGCGATTGGGTCAGAAAAGTCGCCCAGCTCACCCGGCCCGATGCCGTTGTGTGGTGCGACGGTTCCGAGGCGGAGAAAGATCGCCTGACCAAACAGGCCGTCGCCGAGGGAATATTGATCGAGCTCAATCAGGCCAAACGGCCCGGCTGCTACCTGCATCGCTCCAATCCCAACGACGTCGCGCGCACCGAACAACTGACCTTCGTCTGCACTCCGAAGGAAATAGACGCCGGGCCTACCAACAATTGGTCCGAACCAGCACAGACATACGCCAAGTTGCGCGGATGGCTCGACGGCTCGATGCGCGGGCGCACGATGTACGTGGTGCCGTATGTGCTGGGCCCGCTCGGGTCGCCGTTCTCGAAGGTCGGCATCGAGCTCACCGACAGCATTTACGTCGTGCTGAACATGCGGATCATGACGCGGATGGGCACGGCGGCGCTCGATCAACTTGGCGAGTCGCGCGATTTCAATCGGGGAATTCATTGCACGCTCGATTTGAATCCCGAGCGCCGGCTGATTTGCCACTTCCCGCAGGACAACACGATCATCTCGGTCGGCAGCGGCTACGGCGGCAACGCTTTGCTCAGCAAGAAATGTTTCGCGCTTCGAATCGCAAGTTCGCTCGGCCGTGACGAAGGCTGGCTGGCCGAGCACATGCTGATCCTCGGCCTGCAAAGTCCCGACGGTGAGACTACTTATGTCGCGGCCGCGTTTCCGAGCATGTGCGGCAAGACCAATCTTGCGATGCTGACGCCGCCGGCCGAGTTCAAGGGCTGGAAGGTGTTCACGATTGGCGACGATATCGCGTGGATACGGGTCGGTTCGGACGGCGGCCTGTGGGCGGTCAATCCCGAGAACGGCTACTTCGCCGTCGCGCCCGGTAACAGCGAAAAATCGAACCTGAACGCGATGAGGATGCTCCAGCATGATTCGATTTTCACCAACGTCGCGATGACTCCCGACGGTGACGTGTGGTGGGAAGGGATGGACGTGCCGGCGCCCGACGGTCTGCTCGACTGGCAGGGACGCCCGTGGAAAAAAGGCTCGCCGGACAAGGCGGCGCATCCCAACAGCCGCTTCACTACTCCGATGCGCAACAATCCGGTCTGGTCGCCGCAAGCGGACGATCCCAGGGGTGTGCCGATCTCCGCTATCATCTTCGGCGGACGGCGGGCCACGACGGTGCCGCTGGTGCTCGAATCGACGGACTGGACACACGGCGTCTTCATGGGCGCGACGATGGGTTCCGAAACGACGGCCGCGGCCGCAGGCGCGGTCGGCGTGTTGCGGCGCGATCCGATGGCGATGCTGCCGTTCTGCGGCTACAACATGGGCGATTATTTCGCGCACTGGCTCAAGATGCACAGCGCGCTCAAAAAGCCGCCGCGCGTCTTCATGGTCAACTGGTTTCGCAAGGACGCCGCCGGCAACTTTATCTGGCCCGGCTACGGCGAAAACGTGCGCGTGCTCAAATGGATGTTCGATCGAATCCATGGACGCGCCGGTGGGCGGCAGACGCCGGTTGGAATCGTCCCCAATGAAGCAGACCTCGATCTCAAGGGCCTCGATCTCCCCAAGAGTGCTGCGCAAGACGCGCTCGCCATAAATCTCACGGAATGGAAGGCGGAAATCGAATCCGTCGGCGAGTTCTTCGAAAAGATCGGTCCGACGATGCCGGAGCAATTGAAGGAACGCCGTCAAACGATTCTCAAATCGCTGGGCGGCCACGTATCCGGGCAGCAAGTCGCCGCCGGCCGCTGA
- a CDS encoding NAD-dependent malic enzyme — translation MEDSERKMASLPRGLALLRDPQFNKSTAFTESERETLGLLGLLPEGIDSEEAQIQRVHLQLSQKPNDLEKYIYLSQLQDTDETLFFCVLMSDPVQFLPLVYTPTVGEACLQFGHIMRRPKGLYLSIKRKGRVREILRNWPQRDVRFIVVSSGQRILGLGDLGANGMGIPIGKLALYTACAGVPPQYSLPILIDCGTNNETLLRDPLYLGLRQTRPPIAQLDEFVEEFITAVQEEFPSCCVQFEDWAGTDAIRLLARYRDRICCFNDDIQGTAAVALAGILGALRTTSGKLSDQTFLFLGAGSAAIGISGLLTEEMMLEGLPAEDARARLWLFDINGLLETTRNDLADFHKPYAHRHSPTRDFVAAIESIKPTAIIGVSTVGKAFNQRVIEAIARINRRPIIFACSNPTSHSECSAEEAYRWSEGRAVFASGSPFSPVLLNGKTFVPGQGNNIYIFPAIGLAVYATRARRVTNEMFIAAARAVAERVTPAELDAGLIYPPVSTILDTELHAAARVAEVIFARGLARVPEPKDIAQFVRAQTYKPEYHLLG, via the coding sequence TTGGAGGACAGCGAACGCAAAATGGCAAGTTTACCGCGCGGCTTGGCGCTGCTGCGTGATCCGCAATTCAATAAATCGACCGCGTTCACCGAGTCTGAGCGCGAGACACTGGGCCTGCTCGGCCTTTTGCCCGAAGGGATCGATTCCGAGGAAGCTCAGATCCAGCGGGTGCACCTTCAGCTGTCGCAAAAGCCCAACGATCTGGAAAAGTACATCTACTTGTCGCAACTGCAGGACACCGACGAAACGCTCTTCTTCTGCGTGCTCATGTCGGACCCGGTGCAATTCCTGCCGCTGGTTTACACCCCGACGGTGGGCGAGGCCTGCCTCCAGTTTGGCCACATCATGCGCCGGCCCAAGGGCCTTTACCTGTCGATCAAACGCAAGGGCCGTGTCCGCGAAATTCTCCGCAATTGGCCGCAGCGCGACGTGCGCTTCATCGTGGTCAGCAGCGGGCAGCGAATTCTGGGGCTCGGCGATCTCGGCGCAAACGGCATGGGAATCCCGATCGGCAAGCTCGCGCTCTATACCGCATGCGCCGGCGTGCCGCCGCAGTACTCTCTCCCCATCCTCATCGACTGTGGCACTAACAATGAGACGTTGCTGCGCGACCCGCTCTATCTCGGCTTGCGCCAGACGCGCCCGCCAATCGCGCAGTTGGATGAGTTTGTCGAAGAATTCATAACCGCGGTCCAGGAAGAGTTCCCTAGTTGCTGCGTCCAGTTCGAGGATTGGGCCGGCACCGACGCCATCCGGCTGCTTGCCCGCTACCGCGACCGGATTTGCTGCTTCAACGATGACATCCAGGGAACCGCGGCCGTCGCCCTTGCGGGAATTCTTGGAGCGCTTCGCACCACCAGCGGGAAACTCTCCGACCAGACGTTCCTGTTCCTCGGCGCGGGTTCCGCCGCTATCGGAATCTCAGGCCTGTTGACCGAAGAAATGATGCTCGAGGGGCTTCCAGCCGAGGATGCCCGCGCTCGACTCTGGTTGTTCGATATAAACGGACTGCTGGAAACGACCCGCAATGACCTGGCTGATTTCCACAAGCCTTACGCACATCGCCACTCGCCGACCAGGGATTTTGTCGCTGCGATCGAGTCGATCAAGCCCACCGCGATCATCGGCGTCAGCACGGTTGGCAAGGCCTTCAACCAGCGCGTGATCGAGGCGATTGCGCGCATCAACCGGCGCCCGATTATCTTCGCCTGCTCGAATCCGACCTCGCACTCCGAGTGCTCGGCGGAAGAGGCTTACCGCTGGTCGGAGGGCCGCGCCGTCTTCGCCAGCGGAAGCCCGTTTTCTCCGGTGCTGCTTAACGGCAAGACCTTTGTGCCCGGACAGGGCAACAACATCTACATCTTTCCCGCGATCGGTCTGGCGGTCTATGCCACCCGCGCAAGGCGCGTGACCAATGAGATGTTCATCGCTGCCGCTCGCGCGGTGGCGGAGCGGGTGACGCCGGCCGAGCTCGATGCCGGGCTCATCTATCCTCCCGTGTCAACGATACTCGACACCGAGTTACATGCTGCCGCGCGCGTGGCGGAGGTGATTTTCGCGCGCGGTCTGGCGCGCGTCCCGGAGCCGAAGGATATCGCGCAGTTCGTCCGAGCGCAGACCTACAAGCCCGAATACCATCTGCTTGGATAA
- a CDS encoding nitroreductase family deazaflavin-dependent oxidoreductase has product MPETFHKESALARFFNRLMGRAVKLGIAPGYMRLLEVRGRKSGMTFTTPVNLLEFQGRRWLVAARGETAWARNARAAGRVVLRRGASSESLTVRELADADKPEIIKAFLDRFASQVQRFFDVPAGSPAAAFGAVASRTPVFELVGDA; this is encoded by the coding sequence GTGCCCGAGACTTTTCACAAGGAAAGCGCGCTCGCTCGATTCTTCAACCGCCTGATGGGCCGGGCCGTCAAGCTTGGAATCGCGCCCGGATACATGCGCCTGCTCGAAGTCCGCGGCAGAAAATCGGGGATGACCTTCACCACCCCCGTCAACCTGCTTGAATTCCAGGGACGGCGATGGCTGGTTGCGGCTCGCGGCGAGACTGCCTGGGCCCGCAATGCGCGCGCTGCCGGTCGCGTCGTCCTGCGGCGCGGCGCCAGTTCCGAATCGTTGACGGTTCGCGAGCTTGCCGATGCCGACAAGCCCGAGATTATCAAAGCGTTCCTCGATCGCTTTGCGTCCCAGGTCCAGCGTTTCTTCGACGTGCCCGCCGGCTCGCCCGCCGCCGCGTTTGGTGCCGTCGCGTCGCGCACGCCGGTCTTTGAGCTGGTCGGCGACGCTTGA